Proteins encoded within one genomic window of Fragaria vesca subsp. vesca linkage group LG1, FraVesHawaii_1.0, whole genome shotgun sequence:
- the LOC101309287 gene encoding aldehyde dehydrogenase family 3 member F1-like: MSFIDRRIYGVCLCNYISMTKLARGTRKLEERNQTNAVRRLCNITMEAMSEIAEATLRELRETFRSGRTRSVAWRKTQLSALRELIRDNEEKIFEGLYQDLGKHPIEAYRDEVGVLIKSINYALSNLDKWVATKKGKLPLLLFPARGELVPEPLGVVLIFASWNYPISLALEPVIGAIAAGNTVVLKPSDQSPACSSIIAKTIPQYMDPKAIRIIEGGAQISEILLQHKWDKIFFTGSPQVGRAVMTAAAKHLTPVTLELGGKCPVILDSLSNPSDLKVAIKRIVSGKWGPCSGQACIGVDYMLVEEKFAPTVIELLKKTIKKFYTESPKDANCIARIVNKKHFQRVQNLLKEPLVEASIVHGGSLDEEKLFIEPIVLLNPPLDSAIMNEEIFGPLLPVITLKNIQESIEFINTRPKPLTIYAFTKDENFKKKILSETSSGGVTFNDVLIQFICDTLPFGGVGSSGFGRYHGKFSFDTFSHEKAVFQGGFFPELEPRYPPWNNFKMKFIRLAYDLDYFGLVLLLLGLKRY; this comes from the exons ATGTCATTTATTGATCGTCGAATCTATGGTGTATGCTTATGTAACTATATATCCATGACAAAGTTGGCAAGAGGCACACGAAAACTAGAAGAGAGAAATCAAACGAACGCTGTCAGAAGACTCTGTAATATCACCATGGAAGCAATGTCAGAAATAGCAGAAGCTACACTGCGTGAGCTGAGGGAAACCTTCAGGAGTGGTAGAACCAGAAGTGTTGCATGGAGGAAAACCCAACTCAGTGCTCTTCGTGAGCTCATCAGAGATAATGAGGAAAAGATCTTTGAAGGACTCTATCAAGATCTTGGCAAGCACCCAATTGAAGCTTACAGGGATGAG GTTGGAGTTCTGATCAAATCAATTAATTATGCTTTGAGCAATTTAGACAAATGGGTGGCAACCAAAAAG GGTAAATTACCGTTGCTTTTATTTCCGGCAAGAGGAGAGCTGGTGCCGGAACCACTCGGCGTAGTTCTCATCTTTGCATCTTGGAACTACCCAATAT CTTTGGCTTTGGAACCTGTAATAGGAGCAATAGCTGCAGGGAACACAGTGGTTCTAAAACCTTCAGACCAATCACCAGCATGTTCTTCCATAATTGCTAAAACCATCCCTCAATACATGGACCCTAAAGCCATTAGAATCATCGAGGGTGGAGCACAAATTAGTGAAATTCTCCTGCAGCACAAGTGGGATAAGATATTCTTTACTG GTAGTCCGCAGGTAGGGCGCGCTGTCATGACTGCAGCTGCTAAGCATTTAACACCTGTTACACTAGAGCTGGGCGGAAAATGCCCTGTCATCCTTGATTCACTTTCCAATCCTTCGGATCTAAAG GTGGCAATCAAAAGAATTGTAAGTGGAAAGTGGGGTCCTTGCAGTGGCCAGGCATGTATAGGAGTAGATTATATGCTCGTTGAGGAAAAGTTTGCTCCCACTGTG ATCGAGTTGTTGAAGAAAACGATCAAGAAATTTTATACCGAAAGCCCAAAAGACGCAAATTGCATTGCCAGAATTGTAAATAAGAAGCACTTTCAGAGAGTGCAGAATCTCCTCAAAGAACCTCTTGTTGAGGCTTCCATTGTACATGGTGGCTCACTGGATGAAGAAAAACT GTTCATTGAGCCAATAGTCTTGTTAAATCCCCCACTTGATTCTGCAATCATGAATGAAGAAATCTTTGGCCCACTGCTTCCAGTAATCACT TTGAAGAACATTCAGGAAAGCATTGAATTCATAAACACACGGCCAAAACCTCTGACCATTTACGCCTTCACCAAAGATGAAAACTTCAAGAAGAAAATTTTATCAGAAACATCCTCCGGGGGTGTGACTTTCAATGACGTCTTGATTCAA TTTATCTGTGATACTCTACCCTTTGGTGGTGTTGGTTCTAGTGGATTTGGGAGGTACCATGGGAAGTTTTCTTTCGACACTTTCAGCCACGAAAAAGCAGTTTTCCAAGGAGGCTTCTTCCCTGAACTTGAGCCTAGATATCCTCCTTGGAACAACTTCAAAATGAAATTCATCAGACTTGCCTATGATCTTGACTACTTTGGACTAGTTCTGCTCCTACTTGGACTTAAAAGGTATTAG
- the LOC101309868 gene encoding probable ubiquitin-conjugating enzyme E2 18-like isoform 1: protein MTSSSAASRKILSKIACNRLQKELLEWQVNPPAGFKHKVTDNLQRWVIEVTGAPGTLYSNETYQLQVDFPEHYPMEAPQVIFVPPAPMHPHIYSNGHICLDILYDSWSPAMTVSSICISILSMLSSSTAKQRPEDNDRYVKNCRNGRSPKETRWWFHDDKV from the exons ATGACCAGCTCCTCCGCCGCCTCCCGCAAG ATTTTGAGTAAGATTGCCTGCAATCGCCTTCAGAAGGAGCTTTTGGAGTGGCAGGTTAATCCTCCCGCGGGGTTTAAACACAAAGTCACTGACAATCTCCAAAG GTGGGTGATTGAGGTGACTGGAGCGCCTGGAACTCTCTATTCGAATGAGACCTATCAGCTTCAGGTCGATTTCCCTGAGCATTACCCAATGGAGGCACCACAG GTTATCTTTGTGCCTCCGGCTCCAATGCATCCTCATATTTACAGCAACGGTCATATATGTTTAG ATATTTTGTACGATTCTTGGTCACCAGCCATGACTGTTAGTTCTATCTGTATTAGCATTCTCTCAATGCTATCAAGCTCCACTGCGAAG CAACGCCCTGAAGATAACGATCGGTATGTAAAGAACTGTAGAAACGGCAGATCTCCCAAGGAGACGAGATGGTGGTTCCATGATGATAAAGTGTAA
- the LOC101309868 gene encoding probable ubiquitin-conjugating enzyme E2 18-like isoform 2: MTSSSAASRKKELLEWQVNPPAGFKHKVTDNLQRWVIEVTGAPGTLYSNETYQLQVDFPEHYPMEAPQVIFVPPAPMHPHIYSNGHICLDILYDSWSPAMTVSSICISILSMLSSSTAKQRPEDNDRYVKNCRNGRSPKETRWWFHDDKV, translated from the exons ATGACCAGCTCCTCCGCCGCCTCCCGCAAG AAGGAGCTTTTGGAGTGGCAGGTTAATCCTCCCGCGGGGTTTAAACACAAAGTCACTGACAATCTCCAAAG GTGGGTGATTGAGGTGACTGGAGCGCCTGGAACTCTCTATTCGAATGAGACCTATCAGCTTCAGGTCGATTTCCCTGAGCATTACCCAATGGAGGCACCACAG GTTATCTTTGTGCCTCCGGCTCCAATGCATCCTCATATTTACAGCAACGGTCATATATGTTTAG ATATTTTGTACGATTCTTGGTCACCAGCCATGACTGTTAGTTCTATCTGTATTAGCATTCTCTCAATGCTATCAAGCTCCACTGCGAAG CAACGCCCTGAAGATAACGATCGGTATGTAAAGAACTGTAGAAACGGCAGATCTCCCAAGGAGACGAGATGGTGGTTCCATGATGATAAAGTGTAA
- the LOC101309000 gene encoding d-2-hydroxyglutarate dehydrogenase, mitochondrial-like — MEKLRATGRLLRYSPKASIFDRRFSPNSGKSIHSSGSGNRHGLGKKCGDEISRKWNVRTCFGLYGSQGRNLRDCTERGVVEDLRRIEHRGFGSVAEKVQRNASFSTLNSDDISYFKGVLGEKNVVEDEERLAIANTDWMHKYRGSSKLLLQPRTTEEVSQILKYCDSRSLAVVPQGGNTGLVGGSVPVFDEVVINMSMMNKVISFDKVSGILVCEAGCILENMITYLDNQGFVMPLDLGAKGSCQIGGNVSTNAGGLRLVRYGSLHGTVLGLEVVLANGDVLDMLGTLRKDNTGYDLKHLFIGSEGSLGIVTKVSILTPPKLFSVNVAFLACQDYFSCQKLLVEAKRKLGEILSAFEFLDSHALDLVLNHLDGVRNPLPPTIHNFYVLIETTGSDETFDREKLEAFLVHAMEGGLISDGAIAQDINQASAFWYIREGIPEALMKAGAVYKYDLSLPVEKMYDLVDEMRTRLGDSANVVGYGHLGDGNLHLNVSTPQYDDKTLAQIEPFVYEWTSGHRGSISAEHGLGLMKANKIFYSKPTATVKVMASIKKMLDPKGILNPYKVLPHSIDSHS; from the exons ATGGAGAAGCTGAGAGCCACCGGTCGTCTTCTCAGATACTCACCTAAAGCTTCAATCTTTGATCGACGATTTTCTCCTAATTCCGGCAAGTCAATCCACAGCTCCGGTTCAG GTAATAGGCATGGATTAGGCAAGAAATGTGGTGATGAAATTAGCCGGAAATGGAATGTTAGGACGTGTTTTGGATTGTATGGAAGTCAGGGGAGAAATTTGCGAGATTGTACGGAGAGAGGTGTTGTTGAGGATTTGAGGAGGATTGAGCATCGAGGTTTTGGTTCGGTGGCGGAGAAGGTGCAGAGGAATGCTTCGTTTTCGACGTTGAATTCGGATGATATTAGCTATTTCAAGGGGGTATTAGGGGAGAAGAATGTGGTTGAGGATGAGGAGAGGTTAGCTATTGCGAATACGGATTGGATGCACAAGTATAGAGGCTCGAGTAAGCTTCTGCTGCAACCTCGGACCACTGAGGAG GTCTCGCAGATACTTAAGTACTGTGATTCAAGAAGCTTGGCTGTTGTTCCTCAAGGTGGAAATACTGGTCTTGTGGGCGGAAGCGTTCCTGTTTTTGATGAG GTGGTTATCAATATGAGTATGATGAATAAAGTCATATCTTTTGACAAG GTGAGTGGTATACTCGTATGCGAGGCAGGTTGCATATTGGAAAATATGATTACTTACTTGGACAACCAAGG ATTTGTTATGCCACTGGACTTGGGTGCAAAAGGAAGCTGCCAGATTGGTGGAAATGTTTCAACCAATGCGGGTGGTTTGCGCCTTGTACGCTATGGATCACTTCATGGAACCGTACTTG GTCTGGAAGTTGTTTTGGCTAATGGTGATGTTCTTGACATGCTTGGGACTTTACGGAAAGATAATACTGGCTATGACCTGAAACATTTGTTCATAG GAAGTGAAGGATCTTTGGGAATTGTGACCAAGGTTTCCATACTTACCCCTCCAAAGTTATTTTCAGTGAATGTAGCTTTCCTTGCATGCCAAGACTACTTTAGCTGCCAG AAACTTCTAGTGGAAGCAAAGAGGAAACTTGGGGAGATTCTATCTGCTTTTGAATTCTTGGATAGCCATGCTCTGGATTTG GTTCTGAATCATTTGGATGGTGTTCGCAATCCATTACCTCCCACAATTCACAACTTTTATGTTTTGATTGAGACAACAGGCAGTGATGAAACTTTTGACAG AGAGAAGCTTGAAGCCTTTCTAGTTCACGCCATGGAAGGTGGTTTGATTTCTGATGGAGCTATAGCACAAGACATAAACCAAGCGTCAGCGTTCTGGTATATACGAGAG GGAATCCCTGAAGCATTGATGAAAGCAGGTGCTGTTTACAAATATGATTTATCACTACCTGTTGAGAAGATGTACGATCTTGTAGATGAAATGAGAACAAGACTTG GTGATTCAGCTAATGTGGTTGGATACGGCCATCTTGGGGATGGCAATTTGCATCTTAATGTTTCAACTCCACAGTATGATGATAAG ACTTTGGCACAAATTGAACCCTTTGTCTACGAGTGGACATCTGGACATCGTGGAAGCATTAGTGCAGAGCATGGCCTTGGATTGATGAAAGCTAATAAGATTTTCTACAGCAAGCCAACTGCTACA GTGAAAGTGATGGCTTCCATCAAGAAGATGCTGGACCCAAAAGGAATACTCAACCCGTATAAAGTTCTGCCACACTCCATTGATTCTCACAGCTGA
- the LOC101309579 gene encoding CDK5RAP1-like protein-like, producing the protein MATSLSSLSSILNQPRHVVLLQKPCRFALRLLSWKPAEASGIRCYHRQRTSTRLQRRSLGSRSFSSSSSSLPSHSDGPSLRHFVAQAAAVTASKPQPQNVIAPLPIGRIYHETYGCQMNINDMEIVLSIMKEAGYSEVVDVPENAEVIFINTCAIRDNAEQKVWQRLNYFWFLKRHWKSNVKIGRSQSTRPPKVVVLGCMAERLKDKILDADKMVDVVCGPDAYRDLPRLLQDVDYGQKGINTLLSLEETYADISPVRISKNSISAFVSVMRGCNNMCSFCIVPFTRGRERSRPVESIVREVGELWQEGVKEVTLLGQNVNSYNDASEYEKEAEAGTSWNYSEGFSSLCKVKKVGSRFADLLDRLSTEFPEMRFRYTSPHPKDFPDELLYIMRDRHNICNYIHLPAQSGSSRVIERMRRGYTREAYLDLVQKIRRIIPDVGISSDFICGFCGETEEDHEETISLVKAVGYDMAYMFAYSMREKTHANRNYDDDVPEKVKQRRLTELIEAFRESTGQCYDSQVGTTQLVLVEGPNKRAPDTELIGKSDRGHRVSFVNVPLPDRDADSNEERNPKVGDYVEVRIQKSSRASLYGEAIAISKLSTFYNIVNEEALACASS; encoded by the exons ATGGCGACCTCACTCTCTTCCCTGTCCTCGATTCTGAACCAACCACGGCATGTCGTTTTGCTCCAGAAGCCATGTCGTTTCGCTCTGAGACTCCTCAGTTGGAAGCCGGCAGAAGCTTCCGGAATCCGATGCTACCACCGGCAGCGGACCAGTACTAGGCTCCAAAGACGGAGTCTTGGCTCCAGAAGCTTCTCGAGCTCCAGCTCTTCTCTTCCGAGCCACTCCGACGGCCCCAGCCTCCGCCACTTCGTCGCTCAGGCCGCCGCAGTCACCGCCTCCAAACCTCAGCCCCA GAATGTGATAGCTCCTCTGCCGATAGGGCGAATCTACCACGAGACGTATGGGTGTCAGATGAATATAAATGACATGGAGATTGTTCTGTCGATTATGAAGGAGGCTGGATATAGTGAAGTTGTGGACGTTCCTGAGAATGCAGAGGTTATTTTCATTAATACATGTGCGATCAGGGACAATGCAGAACAGAAGGTGTGGCAGCGGCTTAATTACTTTTGGTTTCTTAAGAGGCATTGGAAGAGCAATGTTAAGATAGGGAGGTCGCAGTCCACACGCCCTCCGAAAGTTGTGGTTTTGGGATGTATGGCGGAGAGGTTGAAGGACAAGATACTAGATGCAGATAAAATGGTCGATGTGGTCTGTGGACCTGATGCGTACAGGGACTTGCCGCGGCTATTGCAAGATGTGGACTACGGTCAGAAAGGGATTAATACTCTTCTTTCATTGGAAGAGACTTACGCTGATATTAGTCCAGTTCGAATCTCCAAGAATTCAATCAGTGCTTTCGTTTCTGTTATGAGGGGTTGCAACAATATGTGCTCATTTTGTATTGTTCCTTTCACAAGAGGCAGAGAGCGGTCACGTCCTGTGGAATCAATTGTCAGGGAGGTGGGAGAGCTTTGGCAAGAAGGTGTGAAAGAGGTAACACTGCTAGGCCAGAATGTAAATAGCTATAATGATGCCTCTGAGTATGAAAAGGAAGCTGAAGCAGGAACTAGTTGGAACTACAGTGAAGGATTTTCCAGCTTGTGCAAGGTGAAAAAAGTAGGTTCACGTTTTGCTGATCTCTTGGATCGGCTTTCCACAGAGTTTCCAGAGATGAGATTCAGATACACATCCCCCCACCCTAAAGATTTCCCTGATGAGTTGCTCTATATAATGCGAGACAGACACAATATTTGCAACTATATCCATTTGCCAGCTCAAAGTGGTAGTAGCAGAGTTATAGAAAGAATGCGACGGGGCTATACCCGTGAGGCATACTTAGATCTTGTGCAAAAGATACGGAGGATAATTCCAGATGTCGGCATCAGCAGTGATTTCATATGTG GATTTTGTGGGGAGACTGAGGAGGACCATGAAGAGACAATAAGCCTTGTAAAGGCTGTTGGATATGATATGGCTTACATGTTTGCATATAGCATGAGAGAGAAGACCCATGCAAATAGAAACTATGATGATGATGTTCCGGAGAAAGTGAAGCAGAGGAGGCTGACTGAACTTATTGAAGCTTTCCGTGAGAGCACAGGTCAGTGCTATGACTCACAGGTGGGAACTACCCAGCTTGTATTAGTAGAAGGACCCAATAAGAGAGCTCCGGATACAGAACTAATTGGCAAGAGCGACAGAGGTCATAGAGTTTCTTTTGTCAATGTGCCGTTACCAGATCGAGATGCTGATTCAAATGAGGAACGGAATCCCAAAGTGGGTGATTATGTTGAAGTTCGTATACAGAAATCTTCAAGAGCGTCACTCTATGGAGAGGCAATTGCTATAAGTAAATTGAGCACTTTTTACAACATCGTGAATGAAGAAGCTCTTGCTTGTGCGAGTAGTTGA